In one Pseudomonas purpurea genomic region, the following are encoded:
- the bamB gene encoding outer membrane protein assembly factor BamB: MRDVIRWKHAALLALAVLAAGCSSNSKKELPPAELVSFKEEVVLQKQWSRSIGDGQGETYNMLVPAIDGDTIYAGDVTGVVMAMDRSNGDVKWKKDLELPVSGAVGVGYGLVMIGTLKGEVVALDASNGEEKWRARVTSEVLAPPANNGDVVVVQTQDDRLIGLDASTGHQRWLYDSTPAVLTLRGTSAPVVTNRLAVAGLSTGKVVALDISNGVPVWEQRVAIPQGRSELDRVVDIDGGLLLSGGTLYVASYQGRVAALDLESGRQLWQRDASSYAGVAQGFGSVYVSLSSGTVEGVDERSTTALWTNDSLARRQLSAPEVFSSYVAVGDLEGYLHLLSQVDGRFVGRERIDSDGLRARPLVVGDTIYVYGNSGKLEALTIK, encoded by the coding sequence ATGCGTGACGTGATCCGTTGGAAACATGCAGCATTGCTGGCTCTGGCCGTTCTGGCCGCGGGTTGCAGCAGCAACAGCAAAAAAGAACTGCCACCGGCTGAGCTGGTCTCCTTCAAGGAAGAAGTGGTCCTGCAAAAGCAGTGGAGCCGCTCGATTGGTGACGGTCAGGGCGAAACCTACAACATGCTGGTGCCGGCGATTGACGGCGACACCATCTACGCCGGTGATGTTACCGGCGTAGTCATGGCGATGGATCGCAGCAACGGCGACGTCAAATGGAAGAAAGACCTTGAGCTGCCTGTTTCCGGCGCCGTTGGCGTGGGTTACGGTCTGGTCATGATTGGCACCCTGAAGGGCGAAGTGGTTGCCCTGGATGCCAGCAACGGTGAAGAGAAATGGCGTGCTCGCGTGACCAGCGAAGTTCTCGCACCGCCGGCAAACAACGGTGATGTGGTCGTGGTTCAGACCCAGGACGATCGTCTGATCGGTCTGGACGCAAGCACCGGCCATCAGCGCTGGTTGTATGACAGCACTCCGGCGGTCCTGACCCTGCGCGGCACCAGTGCGCCGGTGGTCACCAACCGTCTGGCGGTAGCGGGTCTGTCGACCGGCAAGGTGGTTGCACTGGATATTTCCAACGGCGTGCCGGTCTGGGAACAACGTGTAGCCATTCCGCAAGGTCGTTCGGAACTCGATCGTGTGGTCGACATCGACGGTGGCCTGCTGTTGTCCGGCGGCACGTTGTATGTGGCCAGCTATCAGGGCCGCGTTGCGGCGCTGGACCTGGAGAGTGGTCGTCAGCTCTGGCAGCGTGATGCTTCCAGCTATGCCGGCGTTGCCCAGGGTTTCGGCAGTGTTTACGTGAGCCTGTCTTCGGGCACCGTTGAAGGCGTCGACGAGCGTTCTACCACAGCATTGTGGACCAACGACTCGCTGGCCCGCCGTCAACTGTCGGCTCCGGAAGTGTTCTCCAGCTATGTTGCAGTGGGTGACCTGGAAGGTTACCTGCACCTGCTGAGTCAGGTGGACGGTCGTTTCGTCGGCCGCGAACGCATCGACAGCGACGGTCTTCGTGCCCGTCCGCTGGTGGTGGGTGACACGATTTATGTGTATGGCAACAGTGGCAAACTGGAAGCCCTGACCATCAAGTAA